The Amaranthus tricolor cultivar Red isolate AtriRed21 chromosome 6, ASM2621246v1, whole genome shotgun sequence genome has a segment encoding these proteins:
- the LOC130815219 gene encoding mediator of RNA polymerase II transcription subunit 21-like, translating to MDIISQLQEQVNLIASLAFNTFGTLQRDAPPVRLSPNYPEPPPNPNSNSNSNPNPNPNSDASANANANANSNANPNPNANPNVSQQQSDTSNNFADEPKTASAALVKAAKQFDALVNALPLDEGGEEAQLKRIAELQAENDAIGQELQRQLEAADKELKQVQELFSQASDNCLNMKRPY from the exons ATGGATATAATATCACAGTTGCAAGAACAAGTTAACTTGATTGCATCTCTTGCTTTTAATACTTTTGGTACTCTTCAACGAGATGCTCCTCCTGTTCGCCTTTCCCCCAATTATCCTGAACCTCCTCCTAACCctaattctaattctaattccaATCCTAACCCTAATCCTAACTCTGATGCTAGTGCTAATGCTAATGCTAATGCTAATTCAAATGCAAATCCTAATCCAAATGCTAATCCTAATGTTTCCCAACAACAGTCTGATACTTCCAACAATTTTGCTGATGAACCCAAAACCGCTAGTGCTGCTCTTGTAAAGGCTGCTAA GCAGTTTGATGCTTTAGTTAATGCCCTACCATTGGATGAGGGAGGTGAGGAAGCCCAATTGAAAAGAATAGCTGAGCTTCAG GCAGAAAATGATGCAATAGGCCAAGAATTGCAGAGGCAATTGGAAGCTGCTG ATAAAGAGTTAAAGCAAGTCCAGGAATTGTTCAGCCAAGCATCAGATAATTGCTTAAATATGAAGAGACCATATTGA